The following coding sequences are from one Pseudonocardia sp. EC080619-01 window:
- a CDS encoding zinc-dependent alcohol dehydrogenase family protein — MTGTVRAVRFHATGGPEVLRVEDVVVREPGPGEVRIRVHAVGLNRSEVAFRRGTYLDRPVLPAGLGSECSGTVLTTGPGVDGWSPGDEVCVLPASSQNDHPVYAEEAVVPARALLSRPPGLDDEGAAALWMPLLTVWGMTRHAVRLREGDRLVVTAAANSIGAAALQVARHLGVHAVATVPDDRHAAALRAAGAAEVVTGDDDLRPAIGGDGADLVLDAEGGPGVGRLVRACAPGGAVIVHGGLSGEPTPLPAAGYAPVWLRRFHVREVTGDAAVLARATAFVRAGLAAGTLAPLVDRVFGIDDVAAAHEYLESPERAPGKPVLRIGQPNR; from the coding sequence GTGACGGGCACGGTGCGGGCGGTGCGGTTCCACGCGACGGGCGGTCCGGAGGTGCTGCGCGTCGAGGACGTCGTCGTGCGCGAGCCCGGACCCGGCGAGGTCCGGATCCGGGTGCACGCCGTCGGGCTGAACCGCTCGGAGGTCGCCTTCCGGCGCGGGACCTACCTCGACCGTCCGGTGCTGCCCGCGGGTCTGGGCAGTGAGTGCTCGGGCACCGTCCTCACGACCGGACCGGGCGTCGACGGCTGGTCGCCCGGCGACGAGGTGTGCGTGCTGCCGGCGTCGTCGCAGAACGACCATCCGGTCTACGCCGAGGAGGCCGTCGTCCCGGCCCGTGCGCTGCTGTCCCGGCCTCCCGGCCTCGACGACGAGGGTGCCGCAGCGCTCTGGATGCCGCTGCTGACGGTGTGGGGCATGACCCGGCACGCGGTCCGGCTGCGGGAGGGTGACCGGCTGGTGGTCACGGCGGCCGCGAACAGCATCGGCGCCGCGGCCCTGCAGGTCGCGCGGCACCTCGGTGTGCACGCCGTCGCGACCGTGCCCGACGACCGGCACGCCGCGGCACTGCGCGCCGCCGGTGCGGCCGAGGTCGTGACCGGCGACGACGACCTGCGTCCGGCGATCGGCGGCGACGGCGCCGACCTGGTGCTCGACGCCGAGGGCGGCCCCGGGGTGGGACGCCTGGTCCGCGCGTGCGCGCCGGGCGGCGCGGTGATCGTCCACGGTGGACTGTCGGGTGAACCGACGCCGTTGCCCGCCGCCGGGTACGCGCCCGTTTGGCTGCGCCGTTTCCACGTCCGCGAGGTCACCGGCGACGCCGCCGTGCTGGCCCGGGCGACGGCGTTCGTCCGCGCCGGTCTCGCGGCGGGGACGCTCGCCCCGCTCGTGGACCGCGTCTTCGGGATCGACGACGTCGCCGCGGCGCACGAGTACCTCGAGTCACCGGAGCGGGCCCCGGGGAAGCCGGTCCTGCGGATCGGTCAGCCGAACAGGTAG
- a CDS encoding MFS transporter, which yields MSRSSGAAHAPSPFRQPKAVWAVAFACVISFMGIGLVDPILPSLSGQLGASHAEVELLFTSYLVVTAIAMLATGWVSSRIGAKKTLIAGLVLIVAFAALAGASSGIWGIVGFRAGWGLGNALFIATSLAVIVGSASGGFAGAIVLYETALGLGIATGPLVGGLLGNWSWRGPFFGVSALMLVALVATVVLLEPTPVPQRKARLSEPLTALRHRALATTSGVGLLYNWGFFTMLGYAPFLMGDLDPITLGWVFFGWGLLVALFAVFGAPWLKERFGTARTLYGALVGIAVLLAAIGLFDTVPAVVIVAVILSGIVVGLNNTLVTTAVMSISPVPRPTASATYGFVRFIGGGLAPLAAGLMAGAVGASVPFLIAAVVVLAGAALLSTIHRELEAADAEAVQEGASSERADAEEAVREVPGLPDESIIAEDALEHDRR from the coding sequence ATGTCCCGATCATCCGGTGCCGCACACGCACCGAGCCCGTTCCGCCAGCCGAAGGCCGTGTGGGCGGTGGCGTTCGCGTGCGTCATCTCGTTCATGGGGATCGGCCTGGTCGACCCGATCCTGCCGTCGCTGTCCGGCCAGCTCGGCGCGAGCCACGCCGAGGTCGAGCTGCTGTTCACCAGCTACCTCGTGGTCACCGCGATCGCGATGCTGGCGACCGGCTGGGTGTCGTCGCGGATCGGCGCGAAGAAGACGCTGATCGCCGGGCTGGTGCTGATCGTGGCGTTCGCCGCGCTGGCCGGTGCGTCGTCCGGGATCTGGGGGATCGTCGGGTTCCGTGCCGGCTGGGGGCTGGGGAACGCGCTGTTCATCGCGACCTCGCTGGCCGTGATCGTCGGCTCGGCGTCCGGCGGGTTCGCCGGGGCGATCGTGCTCTACGAGACCGCGCTCGGCCTGGGCATCGCGACCGGCCCGCTGGTCGGTGGGCTGCTCGGGAACTGGTCGTGGCGCGGGCCGTTCTTCGGCGTCTCGGCGCTGATGCTGGTCGCACTCGTGGCGACGGTCGTCCTCCTGGAGCCGACACCGGTCCCGCAGCGGAAGGCGCGCCTGTCCGAGCCGCTGACCGCGCTGCGCCACCGCGCGCTGGCGACGACCTCGGGCGTCGGCCTGCTCTACAACTGGGGCTTCTTCACGATGCTCGGCTACGCCCCGTTCCTGATGGGCGACCTCGACCCGATCACGCTGGGCTGGGTCTTCTTCGGCTGGGGTCTGCTCGTCGCGCTCTTCGCGGTCTTCGGCGCCCCGTGGCTGAAGGAGCGGTTCGGCACCGCCCGCACCCTCTACGGCGCCCTGGTCGGGATCGCGGTGCTGCTCGCCGCGATCGGACTGTTCGACACGGTCCCCGCGGTCGTGATCGTCGCGGTGATCCTCTCCGGGATCGTCGTCGGCCTGAACAACACGCTGGTCACGACGGCCGTCATGTCGATCTCGCCGGTGCCGCGGCCGACCGCGTCGGCGACCTACGGCTTCGTCCGGTTCATCGGGGGCGGGCTCGCCCCGCTCGCGGCCGGTCTGATGGCCGGTGCGGTCGGCGCGTCGGTGCCCTTCCTGATCGCCGCCGTCGTCGTGCTGGCCGGGGCGGCCCTGCTGTCCACCATCCACCGCGAGCTGGAGGCGGCCGACGCCGAGGCCGTCCAGGAGGGTGCGTCCTCCGAGCGGGCCGACGCCGAGGAGGCCGTCCGCGAGGTGCCCGGCCTGCCCGACGAGTCGATCATCGCCGAGGACGCGCTGGAGCACGACCGCCGCTGA
- a CDS encoding threo-3-hydroxy-L-aspartate ammonia-lyase — translation MTPDPTDLPTPDDVHAAAEVLRGTAHRTPVLTSRLTDAELGTTVLVKAENLQRTGSFKFRGAFHTLSRFGPDERRAGVVAYSSGNHAQAVALAAQLLDVPATIVMPTDAPASKMAATRGYGAEIVAYDRYTEDRAAIAADLAGRQGLTLVPPYDHPHVIAGQGTAVLELLADHGPLDALFVCLGGGGLLSGSLLAAQALSPGCAVFGVEPEAGDDGRQSLRAGRIVTIEQPRTIADGAATRFLGDRTFPIIAKHVEDVVTVPDAALVETMALFASRYKVLVEPTGALALAGLRAAVAADPQRFAGARVGVTISGGNVDLDRFAALVGGA, via the coding sequence GTGACCCCGGACCCGACCGACCTGCCCACCCCGGACGACGTGCACGCCGCCGCGGAGGTCCTCCGCGGGACCGCGCACCGCACCCCCGTGCTGACGTCGCGGCTGACCGACGCCGAGCTCGGCACGACGGTGCTGGTGAAGGCGGAGAACCTGCAGCGCACGGGGAGCTTCAAGTTCCGCGGCGCGTTCCACACGCTGTCCCGGTTCGGGCCGGACGAGCGGCGCGCGGGCGTCGTCGCGTACTCCTCGGGCAACCACGCCCAGGCGGTCGCACTGGCGGCGCAGCTGCTCGACGTCCCGGCGACGATCGTCATGCCCACCGACGCACCGGCGTCGAAGATGGCCGCGACGCGCGGCTACGGCGCCGAGATCGTCGCCTACGACCGCTACACCGAGGACCGCGCCGCGATCGCCGCCGACCTCGCCGGGCGGCAGGGGCTGACCCTGGTGCCGCCCTACGACCACCCGCACGTCATCGCCGGGCAGGGCACCGCGGTGCTGGAGCTGCTCGCGGACCACGGCCCGCTCGACGCGCTGTTCGTCTGCCTCGGCGGCGGCGGGCTGCTGTCCGGGTCGCTGCTCGCGGCGCAGGCGCTCTCGCCGGGCTGTGCGGTGTTCGGTGTCGAGCCCGAGGCCGGCGACGACGGCAGGCAGTCCCTGCGGGCGGGGCGGATCGTGACGATCGAGCAGCCCCGCACGATCGCCGACGGCGCCGCGACCCGGTTCCTCGGCGACCGCACCTTCCCGATCATCGCCAAGCACGTCGAGGACGTCGTGACCGTGCCGGACGCGGCGCTGGTCGAGACGATGGCGCTGTTCGCGTCGCGGTACAAGGTGCTGGTCGAGCCGACCGGGGCGCTGGCGCTCGCCGGGCTGCGGGCGGCCGTCGCCGCGGACCCGCAGCGGTTCGCGGGGGCCCGGGTGGGCGTCACGATCTCCGGGGGCAACGTGGACCTCGACCGGTTCGCCGCGCTGGTGGGCGGCGCGTGA
- a CDS encoding excalibur calcium-binding domain-containing protein encodes MRLRTLPAAALLAVAATVPMAGAAFAQDRDCADFASQADAQAALQPGDPERLDQNDNGVACESHDYGSAATATAASTGSGDTPSQVTATPVGGVEAGGGPADLLPLAFGAVAAGGIGAVAVRRVASRRG; translated from the coding sequence ATGCGCCTGCGCACCCTCCCCGCCGCAGCACTGCTCGCCGTCGCCGCCACCGTGCCGATGGCCGGTGCCGCCTTCGCCCAGGACCGCGACTGCGCCGACTTCGCGAGCCAGGCCGACGCCCAGGCCGCGCTGCAGCCCGGCGACCCGGAGCGGCTGGACCAGAACGACAACGGAGTCGCCTGCGAGTCCCACGACTACGGCTCGGCGGCCACCGCCACGGCCGCCTCGACCGGCTCCGGCGACACACCGTCGCAGGTCACCGCCACCCCGGTCGGCGGGGTGGAGGCCGGTGGCGGCCCGGCGGACCTGCTGCCGCTCGCGTTCGGTGCGGTCGCCGCGGGTGGGATCGGGGCCGTCGCGGTGCGGCGGGTCGCGAGCCGGCGTGGCTGA
- a CDS encoding class F sortase, giving the protein MSTRHPPAARRPAVPGAAAGRARVPMRPARGRRRRSAVRVAGVTTLLGLAMLVADPAGAPEPAASEQVGGPAAPPSAGDRPPAGLLPAGAEPRAESAPVRLRVDRLGLDTGPVPLGLLGDGSLEVPADAGTVGWYTGGPTPGERGPAVLAAHVDWKGLPGAFAELHTLVPGDRIRVDRADGSTVTFAVRHTGQYPKDAFPTGEVYGDLDHAALRLITCGGAFDRSADSYTDNVVVFADLVS; this is encoded by the coding sequence GTGAGCACCCGCCACCCGCCCGCCGCACGGCGACCGGCCGTGCCCGGCGCCGCCGCGGGCCGGGCCCGGGTGCCGATGCGCCCGGCCCGGGGGCGGCGCCGGCGGTCGGCCGTCCGCGTCGCGGGCGTGACCACGCTGCTCGGGCTCGCGATGCTCGTCGCGGACCCGGCCGGCGCGCCGGAACCGGCGGCGTCGGAGCAGGTCGGCGGTCCGGCCGCACCGCCGTCGGCGGGGGACCGGCCACCGGCCGGGCTGCTGCCGGCGGGCGCGGAGCCGCGGGCGGAGTCGGCGCCGGTGCGCCTGCGGGTCGACCGGCTCGGCCTGGACACCGGGCCGGTGCCGCTCGGCCTGCTCGGCGACGGATCGCTGGAGGTCCCGGCCGATGCCGGGACGGTCGGCTGGTACACCGGCGGGCCCACACCCGGCGAGCGCGGACCGGCCGTGCTCGCCGCGCACGTCGACTGGAAGGGACTCCCGGGCGCGTTCGCGGAGCTGCACACGCTGGTGCCCGGGGACCGGATCCGGGTCGACCGCGCCGACGGGAGCACGGTGACGTTCGCCGTCCGGCACACCGGGCAGTACCCCAAGGACGCGTTCCCGACCGGGGAGGTCTACGGCGACCTGGACCATGCCGCGCTCCGGTTGATCACCTGCGGCGGCGCGTTCGACCGGTCGGCCGACAGCTACACCGACAACGTCGTCGTGTTCGCCGACCTGGTGTCCTGA
- the hrpB gene encoding ATP-dependent helicase HrpB, whose amino-acid sequence MASPLPDLPVTAVLDELVRTLDDRGAGVLVAPPGTGKTTLVPLALAGLTGSGPAPPGRVVVAEPRRVAARAAAARMSSLLGTEVGGPVGYRVRGDARSGPDTRVEVVTSGLLLRRLAADPELAGVSAVVLDEVHERHLDADLLLTLLLDARDGLRPDLRLLATSATLAAARPAALLGDGDRPAPVLEVAARTFDVDVTHVPPVRDERTEATVVRAVRRARVHGSVLAFLPGVAEIDRVASALRGLDDLDADVLPLHGRLPAAEQDAALREGPRARVVLATAVAESSLTVPGVRAVVDSGLARVPHTDHRRGLSGLVTRRVSRAVAVQRAGRAGREAPGHAYRCWPEGEVLADAPDPEIRIADLTALALDLAVWGTPDGAGLRWWDAPPPGPLAAGRDVLTALGALDAAGSVTARGRRIAAQGLHPRLARALLDGAAAGIDPREVAGIVAVLDDDTLAGREADLATALSRLRSGDAPGARRWRGERDRLARSLHRTGRDGSGDGDAGTGGNRRRPAADHGDPVALVTGFAHPERLARRREAGSGVYLMAGGTAAEVPSGPLRDAEWLAVAVADRRPGQVHGRVRLAAATDRETAERAGTALLVDGAEVVWESGDVRARTVRRLGAIVLEERPDPRPDAGAVRAALVAGLRAEGTGLLRWGAAARSLAERLGFLHRTLGEPWPDVAEDALLDSAADPAGWLAGPLATARRRADLARVDAGQALRAYAAGRVGGLAGRIDELAPERLLVPSGSRIALDYSGEAPALPVKVQEVFGWTGSPAVAGGRVPVVLHLLSPAGRPAAVTADLSSFWATGYPQVRAELRGRYPKHAWPEDPLTAPPGRGTGRRR is encoded by the coding sequence ATGGCCTCCCCGCTGCCCGACCTGCCCGTCACCGCCGTCCTCGACGAGCTGGTCCGCACCCTCGACGACCGCGGGGCGGGTGTGCTGGTCGCGCCGCCCGGCACCGGCAAGACGACGCTGGTCCCGCTCGCGCTGGCCGGGCTGACCGGATCCGGCCCGGCACCGCCGGGCCGGGTCGTGGTCGCCGAACCGCGCCGGGTGGCGGCCCGCGCCGCGGCCGCCCGCATGTCGTCGCTGCTCGGGACCGAGGTCGGCGGGCCGGTCGGCTACCGCGTCCGCGGCGACGCCCGGTCCGGGCCCGACACGAGGGTCGAGGTCGTGACCTCGGGGCTGCTGCTGCGCCGCCTCGCCGCCGACCCGGAGCTGGCGGGGGTGTCGGCGGTGGTGCTGGACGAGGTGCACGAGCGGCACCTCGACGCCGACCTCCTGCTCACCCTGCTGCTCGACGCCCGCGACGGGCTGCGCCCGGACCTGCGGCTGCTCGCCACCTCGGCCACCCTCGCCGCCGCCCGCCCCGCCGCACTGCTCGGCGACGGCGACCGGCCGGCCCCGGTGCTGGAGGTCGCGGCGCGCACGTTCGACGTCGACGTCACCCATGTCCCACCGGTCCGCGACGAGCGGACCGAGGCCACCGTCGTCCGTGCGGTGCGGCGGGCGCGCGTGCACGGGTCGGTGCTCGCGTTCCTGCCCGGGGTCGCCGAGATCGACCGGGTCGCCTCGGCACTGCGCGGGCTGGACGACCTCGACGCCGACGTCCTCCCGCTGCACGGGCGGCTGCCCGCGGCCGAGCAGGACGCGGCGCTGCGGGAGGGCCCGCGGGCCCGGGTCGTCCTGGCCACCGCCGTCGCCGAGTCGAGCCTGACCGTGCCGGGGGTGCGCGCCGTCGTCGACTCGGGGCTGGCGCGGGTGCCGCACACCGACCACCGGCGCGGGCTGTCCGGGCTGGTCACCCGGCGGGTGTCACGGGCGGTCGCGGTCCAGCGGGCAGGGCGCGCCGGGCGGGAGGCTCCCGGGCACGCCTACCGCTGCTGGCCCGAGGGCGAGGTGCTCGCCGACGCCCCCGATCCGGAGATCCGGATCGCGGACCTCACCGCGCTCGCGCTGGACCTCGCCGTCTGGGGCACCCCGGACGGGGCCGGCCTGCGGTGGTGGGACGCGCCGCCGCCGGGCCCGCTCGCCGCCGGCCGGGACGTGCTGACCGCGCTCGGGGCTCTCGACGCCGCCGGGTCGGTCACCGCCCGGGGCCGCCGGATCGCGGCACAGGGCCTGCACCCGCGGCTGGCCCGCGCGCTGCTCGACGGTGCGGCAGCCGGGATCGACCCGCGCGAGGTGGCGGGCATCGTCGCGGTGCTCGACGACGACACCCTCGCCGGGCGGGAAGCCGACCTGGCCACGGCCCTCTCCCGGTTGCGGTCCGGGGACGCTCCGGGTGCCCGGCGCTGGCGCGGCGAGCGGGACCGGCTGGCCCGGTCCCTGCACCGCACGGGGCGCGACGGCTCCGGTGACGGTGACGCGGGCACCGGCGGGAACCGCCGGCGGCCCGCTGCGGACCACGGGGACCCGGTCGCGCTGGTGACCGGGTTCGCCCATCCCGAGCGTCTCGCCCGCCGCCGGGAGGCCGGGTCCGGGGTGTACCTGATGGCCGGTGGCACCGCGGCCGAGGTGCCGTCCGGTCCGCTGCGCGACGCGGAGTGGCTCGCCGTCGCCGTCGCGGACCGGCGCCCGGGGCAGGTGCACGGTCGCGTCCGGCTGGCCGCGGCGACCGACCGCGAGACCGCCGAACGGGCCGGGACCGCGCTGCTCGTCGACGGGGCGGAGGTGGTGTGGGAGTCGGGCGACGTCCGGGCCAGGACGGTCCGTCGGCTCGGCGCGATCGTGCTGGAGGAGCGCCCGGACCCGCGGCCGGACGCCGGCGCGGTGCGCGCGGCGCTGGTCGCGGGCCTGCGCGCCGAGGGCACCGGACTGCTGCGCTGGGGGGCGGCCGCGCGGTCGCTGGCCGAACGGCTCGGCTTCCTGCACCGCACCCTGGGCGAGCCCTGGCCGGACGTCGCCGAGGACGCGCTGCTCGACTCCGCCGCCGATCCCGCCGGCTGGCTCGCGGGCCCGCTCGCGACCGCGCGGCGGCGCGCCGACCTGGCCAGGGTCGACGCCGGGCAGGCGTTGCGGGCGTACGCGGCCGGCCGGGTGGGTGGGCTCGCCGGACGCATCGACGAGCTCGCCCCGGAACGCCTCCTCGTGCCGTCCGGGTCCCGGATCGCGCTCGACTACTCGGGCGAGGCGCCCGCGCTGCCGGTGAAGGTGCAGGAGGTCTTCGGCTGGACCGGCTCCCCCGCCGTCGCGGGCGGACGGGTGCCGGTGGTGCTGCACCTGCTCTCCCCCGCCGGGCGCCCGGCGGCGGTGACGGCGGACCTGTCGTCGTTCTGGGCGACCGGGTACCCGCAGGTCAGGGCCGAGCTGCGCGGCCGCTACCCGAAGCACGCCTGGCCGGAGGACCCGCTCACGGCGCCGCCCGGCCGGGGCACCGGGCGGCGTCGCTGA
- a CDS encoding Lrp/AsnC family transcriptional regulator, translating to MHHQLSEDDFALVHALQLHPRASWSGLAPVLDAAPVTLARRWERLREAGLAWVTGYPVVREDVMQVALVEIDCAPGRLDEVVAALQEEPPVMTIEHAARGRDLLLTVNAPSFAELSGLVLDRLARVPGVASTRTHLAAGVHLEGSRWRLDALDAAQIDAVRELRQADGRDAGEPVDLLGPVHRPIVRELGADGRAGAAEIAARIGRPASTVRRQLAALVRSGSLVFRCEVAQLLTRWPICVTWWIRLPTDDVADAVRRIRGDPRVRLCLSLTGPANFLVTAWTHTLPELVGMQSAIEHAVPAAEIVDTSVILRTRKRMGRLLHPDGRSTGRTVPLFAG from the coding sequence GTGCACCACCAGCTGTCCGAGGACGACTTCGCGCTCGTGCACGCCCTCCAGCTCCATCCGCGCGCGAGCTGGAGCGGGCTCGCCCCGGTCCTCGACGCCGCACCGGTCACGCTGGCCCGGCGCTGGGAGCGCCTGCGGGAGGCGGGTCTGGCCTGGGTGACCGGCTACCCGGTCGTGCGCGAGGACGTCATGCAGGTCGCGCTCGTCGAGATCGACTGCGCGCCGGGACGGCTCGACGAGGTGGTGGCGGCCCTCCAGGAGGAGCCGCCGGTGATGACGATCGAGCACGCGGCCCGCGGCCGGGACCTGCTGCTGACCGTGAACGCGCCGTCGTTCGCGGAGCTGTCCGGGCTGGTGCTGGACCGGCTCGCCCGGGTCCCGGGGGTCGCGTCGACACGGACGCACCTGGCCGCCGGCGTCCATCTCGAGGGCAGCCGCTGGCGGCTCGACGCTCTGGACGCGGCCCAGATCGACGCCGTGCGGGAGCTGCGGCAGGCCGACGGGCGGGATGCCGGCGAACCGGTCGACCTGCTCGGCCCGGTGCACCGGCCGATCGTGCGGGAGCTGGGGGCCGACGGCCGCGCCGGTGCCGCCGAGATCGCCGCCCGTATCGGGCGCCCGGCGTCCACGGTGCGCCGTCAGCTCGCCGCGCTGGTCCGGTCCGGGTCACTGGTGTTCCGCTGCGAGGTCGCGCAGCTGCTGACCCGCTGGCCGATCTGCGTGACCTGGTGGATCCGGCTGCCCACCGACGACGTCGCCGACGCGGTCCGCCGGATCCGCGGCGACCCGCGCGTCCGGCTGTGCCTGTCGCTGACCGGCCCGGCCAACTTCCTGGTCACCGCGTGGACGCACACGCTGCCGGAGCTGGTCGGGATGCAGTCGGCGATCGAGCACGCGGTCCCGGCGGCGGAGATCGTCGACACCTCGGTGATCCTGCGGACCCGCAAGCGGATGGGCCGGCTGCTGCACCCGGACGGGCGCTCGACCGGCCGCACCGTGCCGCTCTTCGCGGGCTGA
- a CDS encoding M20 family metallopeptidase, with product MDLSDDARSLHPDLVALRRALHREPEIGLELPRTRDRVLTALQGLPLEITEGTATTSVTAVLRGTATRDGAGPVVLLRGDMDGLPVAENSGEDFAAGTGTMHACGHDLHTSALVGAAQLLCAHRDRLAGDVVFMFQPGEEGWDGAGRMIDEGVLTAAGRRADHAYGLHVFANRLPAGVVTTRPGVFLSASHGLDVTVHGAGGHGSNPHTARDPIAAAAEMITSLQTMVTRRFDMFDPVVLTVGVVRAGTRRNVIPETARFEATVRSFSDAHARLLPQLVREVCDGVAAAHGVRAEVGWTDEYPRTVNDAGEVGFAAEVCAGLLGEERFAIATDPVSGSEDFSRVLDAIPGAFLGMGACPTGTDPAGAPMNHSPLARFDDAVLGDAAALHASLAAARLGVPA from the coding sequence ATGGATCTGTCCGACGACGCCCGATCGCTGCACCCGGACCTGGTGGCGCTGCGCCGCGCGCTGCACCGCGAGCCCGAGATCGGCCTGGAGCTGCCGCGCACCCGTGACCGGGTGCTCACCGCACTGCAGGGACTCCCGCTGGAGATCACCGAGGGGACGGCGACGACGTCGGTGACCGCCGTCCTGCGCGGCACCGCGACCCGTGACGGCGCCGGCCCGGTCGTGCTCCTGCGCGGCGACATGGACGGTCTGCCGGTCGCCGAGAACAGCGGCGAGGACTTCGCGGCCGGCACCGGCACCATGCACGCCTGCGGCCACGACCTGCACACCAGCGCCCTCGTGGGGGCCGCGCAGCTGCTCTGCGCGCACCGCGACCGGCTGGCGGGCGACGTCGTGTTCATGTTCCAGCCCGGCGAGGAGGGCTGGGACGGCGCCGGCCGGATGATCGACGAGGGCGTGCTCACCGCCGCAGGCCGCCGGGCCGACCACGCGTACGGGCTGCACGTCTTCGCGAACCGGCTGCCCGCGGGCGTCGTCACGACCCGGCCGGGGGTGTTCCTGTCCGCCTCGCACGGTCTCGACGTCACCGTGCACGGCGCCGGCGGGCACGGGTCCAACCCGCACACCGCGCGCGACCCGATCGCCGCCGCCGCGGAGATGATCACCTCGCTGCAGACGATGGTGACCCGGCGCTTCGACATGTTCGACCCGGTGGTGCTGACCGTCGGCGTCGTGCGGGCCGGAACCCGGCGCAACGTCATCCCGGAGACCGCGCGGTTCGAGGCGACCGTGCGCAGCTTCTCCGACGCGCACGCCCGGCTGCTCCCGCAGCTGGTCCGCGAGGTGTGCGACGGCGTCGCCGCCGCACACGGCGTCCGCGCCGAGGTCGGGTGGACCGACGAGTACCCGCGCACCGTCAACGACGCCGGCGAGGTCGGTTTCGCCGCGGAGGTCTGCGCCGGGCTGCTCGGCGAGGAGCGCTTCGCCATCGCCACCGACCCGGTGAGCGGGTCGGAGGACTTCTCCCGGGTCCTCGACGCGATCCCCGGTGCGTTCCTCGGGATGGGCGCCTGCCCGACCGGGACGGACCCGGCGGGCGCGCCGATGAACCACTCGCCGCTGGCCCGGTTCGACGACGCCGTGCTCGGCGACGCCGCCGCCCTGCACGCCTCGCTCGCCGCGGCCCGGCTGGGGGTGCCCGCATGA
- a CDS encoding MFS transporter: MSTRDSERTDRRRTILGIGTGNAMEWFDWNVYATFSAFFAPQFFAGDDPGAALLKTLAVFAVGFVARPFGGWVFGAIADRRGRKLSMALCVATAAVGSLVIGLTPTYATIGLAAPLVLLVARLAQGLAHGGELPAAQTYLAEMAPRQRRGLWSSLIYVSGTVGILAGTVLGAVLAGTLTAGQMASWGWRVPFLLGGVFGLYALVMRLRMRESDTYVEESSREAGTTGGPSLLRRVFSRPKALARVVFLTSGITVVYYVWSVAAPAYAITARGVAPAASLWAGAAALTIFMLLLPAWGAASDRFGRRRTLLVPGALLVVLLFPLDAMISDGPTLFVAMTVALVLIGAPCAIAPALYAELFPTGIRAAGLGVPYSVSVALFGGTAPYLQTLFAEIGRPGLFLAYSAGLLVVSGVAVYLLPETRGIDLASAGAEEPAEATR; the protein is encoded by the coding sequence ATGAGCACCCGGGACTCCGAGCGCACCGACCGGCGTCGCACCATCCTCGGGATCGGTACCGGCAACGCCATGGAGTGGTTCGACTGGAACGTCTACGCGACGTTCTCGGCGTTCTTCGCCCCGCAGTTCTTCGCCGGTGACGATCCCGGCGCGGCGCTGCTCAAGACGCTCGCCGTGTTCGCCGTCGGCTTCGTCGCGCGGCCGTTCGGCGGGTGGGTGTTCGGCGCGATCGCCGACCGCCGCGGCCGGAAGCTGTCGATGGCGCTGTGCGTCGCGACCGCCGCCGTCGGCAGCCTGGTGATCGGCCTGACCCCGACCTACGCGACGATCGGGCTCGCCGCGCCGCTCGTGCTGCTGGTCGCCCGGCTGGCCCAGGGCCTCGCCCACGGCGGCGAGCTGCCCGCCGCGCAGACCTATCTGGCCGAGATGGCACCCCGGCAGCGGCGCGGCCTGTGGTCGAGCCTGATCTACGTCTCCGGCACGGTCGGGATCCTCGCCGGCACCGTGCTCGGGGCCGTGCTGGCCGGCACGCTCACGGCCGGGCAGATGGCGTCCTGGGGCTGGCGGGTGCCGTTCCTCCTCGGTGGCGTGTTCGGGCTGTACGCCCTGGTCATGCGCCTGCGGATGCGCGAGTCCGACACCTACGTGGAGGAGAGCTCCCGGGAGGCAGGCACCACCGGGGGACCGTCGTTGCTGCGCCGGGTGTTCTCCCGGCCGAAGGCGCTGGCCCGGGTGGTGTTCCTGACCAGCGGGATCACCGTCGTCTACTACGTCTGGTCGGTGGCCGCCCCGGCGTACGCGATCACCGCCCGTGGGGTGGCCCCGGCCGCGTCGTTGTGGGCGGGTGCCGCCGCGCTGACGATCTTCATGCTGCTGCTGCCCGCGTGGGGTGCTGCGTCGGACCGGTTCGGCCGCCGCCGCACCCTGCTCGTCCCCGGGGCGTTGCTGGTCGTCCTGCTGTTCCCGCTGGACGCGATGATCTCCGACGGCCCGACGCTGTTCGTCGCGATGACGGTCGCGCTCGTCCTGATCGGCGCGCCCTGCGCGATCGCCCCCGCGCTCTACGCCGAGCTCTTCCCGACCGGGATCCGGGCGGCCGGGCTCGGTGTGCCGTACTCGGTGTCGGTCGCGCTGTTCGGCGGGACGGCGCCGTACCTGCAGACGCTGTTCGCGGAGATCGGCAGGCCGGGCCTCTTCCTCGCCTACTCGGCCGGGTTGCTGGTGGTCTCCGGGGTGGCCGTGTACCTGCTGCCGGAGACGCGCGGCATCGACCTCGCCTCGGCCGGTGCGGAGGAACCGGCCGAGGCGACGCGCTGA